The proteins below are encoded in one region of Segatella copri:
- the folP gene encoding dihydropteroate synthase: MEYTINIKGRLMDLSTPQVMGILNVTPDSFYSGSRKQTEMEIAQRANQIIEEGGSIIDVGAFSTRPGADEVSEEEEGRRLKFALDIVRREQPDAAVSVDTYRPTLARKCIEEWGADIINDVSEGGITGITNVPLEQRQEEYPEMFRVVGELKVPYILMSVQPTLETMMKGFAKEVQQLRDLGAKDIILDPGFGFGKNLIQNYQIYNEMEKLNVMELPVLVGISRKSMIYKLLGGDATTSLNGTSVLDTIALMKGASILRVHDVKEAAEAVKIIEAMKEGRT; the protein is encoded by the coding sequence ATGGAATATACAATCAATATCAAGGGGCGCTTGATGGATTTGAGTACCCCTCAGGTGATGGGCATCCTGAACGTTACGCCCGACAGTTTCTACTCTGGCAGTAGAAAACAGACAGAAATGGAGATAGCTCAGAGAGCTAATCAGATTATAGAAGAAGGTGGAAGCATCATTGATGTGGGCGCTTTCTCCACCCGTCCCGGTGCCGATGAAGTATCGGAAGAGGAGGAGGGAAGACGCCTGAAGTTCGCTCTCGACATCGTTCGCAGGGAGCAACCGGATGCTGCCGTCTCCGTAGATACCTATCGCCCTACCTTGGCGCGTAAGTGTATCGAGGAGTGGGGAGCTGACATCATCAACGATGTATCAGAAGGTGGAATTACAGGCATCACCAATGTACCGCTGGAGCAGAGACAGGAGGAATATCCTGAAATGTTCCGTGTGGTGGGCGAACTGAAGGTACCTTATATATTAATGTCAGTGCAGCCTACACTCGAAACGATGATGAAGGGCTTTGCAAAAGAGGTGCAGCAGTTGCGCGACCTGGGAGCCAAGGACATCATCCTCGACCCGGGCTTCGGCTTCGGCAAGAATCTCATCCAGAATTATCAGATTTATAATGAGATGGAGAAGTTGAACGTGATGGAACTTCCGGTTCTGGTAGGCATCTCCCGCAAGAGTATGATATACAAGCTGCTGGGTGGAGATGCTACGACATCGCTCAATGGAACTTCCGTGCTCGACACCATCGCTCTGATGAAGGGCGCCAGCATCCTCAGAGTGCACGATGTGAAAGAAGCTGCTGAGGCTGTGAAGATAATAGAAGCAATGAAGGAGGGACG